A single region of the Pontibacter kalidii genome encodes:
- the chrA gene encoding chromate efflux transporter: MQAADTSATTTLANQKPSFREAFFFWLKLGFISFGGPAGQIGIMHAFVVDQKKWVSDSRFLHALNYCMLLPGPEAQQLATYIGWLLHGVRGGLTAGILFVLPSVFILLALSIVYVTYGSIPWVAALFYGLKPAVVAIVALALIKIGKKALVNWLHYVLALLSFVLIFFLDVPFPLIILGAIVVAVLMLKVFPAALQRRGGEEQKITDESGYYINAATVLPDTVFSWKRVSKQLAVAALLWVIPFLLFYLLLQDSSFWSNLSLFFTKAALVTFGGAYAVLPYVAQVAVEKLNWLNNYQMIDGLALGETTPGPLIMVLAFVGFMAGYNHFAGSLLMGTIGLAVTTYYTFLPCFLFILVGAPIVERTQSNTSIKAILSIVTAAVVGVILNLTVYFGQAVVLRKGAGALAIDYFSLGWIVVSILAMYRLKVGMIPWIAVSALAGLVMYLLGYFQPI; the protein is encoded by the coding sequence GGCCGGCCGGTCAGATCGGCATTATGCATGCGTTTGTTGTGGATCAGAAGAAATGGGTATCAGACTCCAGGTTTCTGCATGCGCTCAACTACTGTATGCTGCTGCCAGGACCGGAGGCGCAACAACTGGCTACCTACATCGGGTGGTTGCTGCATGGGGTGAGAGGAGGTTTAACGGCAGGGATCCTGTTCGTGCTGCCCTCGGTGTTCATCCTGCTGGCATTGAGCATCGTGTATGTTACCTATGGCAGTATACCTTGGGTGGCGGCACTATTTTATGGGCTAAAGCCTGCCGTAGTAGCTATAGTAGCCCTGGCTTTGATTAAGATTGGTAAGAAAGCGCTGGTCAACTGGCTGCACTACGTGCTGGCCCTTCTGAGCTTTGTCCTGATCTTTTTCCTGGACGTGCCATTTCCGCTCATCATCCTGGGCGCAATTGTGGTGGCTGTCCTTATGCTGAAGGTGTTCCCGGCTGCCCTGCAACGGCGTGGGGGAGAAGAGCAGAAAATAACCGACGAGTCGGGCTACTACATTAATGCCGCGACAGTGCTGCCTGATACCGTATTCAGCTGGAAGAGGGTCAGTAAACAGTTGGCTGTCGCCGCCTTGCTTTGGGTAATCCCTTTCCTGTTGTTTTACCTCCTGCTGCAGGATAGCAGCTTCTGGAGCAATCTTTCCCTGTTCTTCACCAAAGCTGCTTTGGTGACCTTTGGCGGTGCCTATGCCGTGCTGCCTTATGTGGCGCAGGTAGCAGTAGAAAAGCTCAACTGGCTCAACAATTATCAGATGATCGATGGCCTGGCGTTGGGCGAAACCACTCCGGGACCTCTCATTATGGTACTGGCCTTTGTGGGGTTTATGGCAGGCTACAACCACTTTGCCGGCTCCCTGCTGATGGGCACAATCGGACTGGCAGTCACTACCTACTATACCTTCCTGCCTTGCTTCCTGTTCATACTGGTAGGTGCCCCGATTGTAGAAAGGACACAAAGCAACACCTCTATCAAGGCCATTTTAAGTATAGTGACGGCTGCTGTCGTGGGTGTTATTCTGAACCTGACAGTTTACTTTGGGCAGGCGGTAGTGCTCAGGAAAGGAGCTGGAGCGTTGGCAATAGACTACTTTAGCCTTGGCTGGATCGTTGTCTCTATACTGGCCATGTACCGGCTTAAAGTAGGTATGATTCCCTGGATAGCAGTCAGTGCACTGGCGGGTTTGGTGATGTACCTGTTAGGTTACTTTCAGCCCATCTAA
- a CDS encoding DUF1259 domain-containing protein encodes MKRITASLILYLWLVSVAMGQHAAVNQQAKKLNIAAIEQVLGLKGQENNGEYKVTVPQHDVQVEVDGFKIIPAMGMGSWAAFSPAPNGAMVMGGVVLKEEEVAPVQQVVIGNGLTTTGLHNHFVREKPDIMYMHIGGSGTEEVLAKGVKAVLDKITALRGGDPGKAKAEQVQNSLDVQQIASILGHEGERSSGVYKVTIGRPDVKLQEHGQKVSPFMGFNTWAAWQGTPERAAVAGDFAMLEDEMAPVIKALVENGIEVVAVHNHMVHEKPRIFFLHYWGVGPVENWQRA; translated from the coding sequence ATGAAAAGAATAACCGCTTCCCTGATCCTGTACCTCTGGCTTGTATCTGTTGCTATGGGCCAGCACGCTGCTGTGAATCAGCAGGCAAAGAAATTAAATATAGCCGCAATCGAGCAGGTGCTCGGCCTGAAGGGACAGGAAAACAATGGGGAGTATAAGGTAACCGTGCCGCAGCATGATGTGCAGGTGGAAGTAGATGGCTTTAAGATCATTCCGGCGATGGGTATGGGAAGCTGGGCTGCCTTTAGTCCTGCGCCGAATGGTGCTATGGTGATGGGGGGTGTTGTGCTGAAAGAGGAGGAGGTCGCGCCTGTGCAGCAGGTGGTTATCGGCAATGGCTTAACCACTACAGGTTTGCACAACCATTTTGTGCGGGAGAAGCCCGACATCATGTACATGCACATCGGGGGTAGCGGAACAGAGGAAGTTTTGGCAAAGGGAGTGAAAGCCGTATTGGATAAGATAACAGCGTTAAGAGGCGGAGACCCCGGTAAGGCAAAAGCGGAGCAGGTTCAGAACTCGCTGGATGTGCAGCAGATTGCCTCTATACTTGGCCACGAGGGAGAAAGGAGCAGCGGTGTTTATAAAGTTACAATAGGCCGGCCCGATGTAAAGCTGCAGGAGCATGGGCAAAAAGTAAGCCCTTTTATGGGCTTCAACACCTGGGCCGCCTGGCAGGGTACACCGGAACGTGCTGCTGTGGCCGGCGACTTTGCCATGCTGGAGGATGAGATGGCACCTGTGATCAAAGCCTTGGTAGAAAATGGAATAGAAGTAGTAGCCGTGCATAACCACATGGTACACGAAAAGCCACGTATCTTCTTCCTGCACTACTGGGGCGTGGGACCTGTTGAAAATTGGCAACGGGCTTGA